One genomic window of Elusimicrobiota bacterium includes the following:
- a CDS encoding C40 family peptidase, translated as MRFFIVVSWCCAALIPGVLEAKSVKQAREEVVDETVLYLNVPYLWGGRHPKTGLDCSSFVQVVYAKAGLHLPRVSRAQFSATHNLKPSDVLPGDLVFFAMKNPGTAKVDHVGIYMGKGYFIHASVTHGVHIESIDKPYYLNRLVGVRKYRGF; from the coding sequence ATGAGGTTTTTTATTGTTGTTTCATGGTGCTGCGCGGCGCTTATTCCGGGCGTCCTTGAAGCCAAATCCGTCAAACAGGCGCGCGAAGAAGTCGTTGATGAAACCGTGCTCTACCTTAACGTCCCTTATCTTTGGGGCGGGCGTCATCCTAAAACCGGTCTTGATTGCTCGAGTTTCGTTCAAGTCGTTTATGCCAAGGCCGGTTTGCATTTGCCCAGAGTTTCGAGGGCGCAATTTTCCGCCACGCATAACCTCAAGCCCTCGGATGTCCTGCCCGGCGACTTGGTTTTTTTCGCCATGAAAAATCCGGGCACGGCCAAGGTGGATCATGTGGGCATTTACATGGGCAAAGGCTATTTCATCCACGCCTCGGTCACGCACGGTGTTCATATCGAATCCATCGACAAGCCTTATTATTTAAACCGCTTGGTCGGCGTCCGCAAATATCGGGGTTTTTGA